In Streptococcus porcinus, the genomic window CTTCAAAAGCCTGTTGTCTAAGTGCTTCGTAAACAATCATGCAAACCGTATTCGAAAGATTTAGACTCCTAACGTGTTCATCGTTCATGGGTATACGTAGCGCTTTTTCAGGATATTTTCTCATAAATGCTTCGGGTAACCCTTTGTCTTCGCGTCCAAATAAAAAGTAATGTCTCTGACCATCATCAAAATGTTCATCAGAATAGACCTTACTTGCAAATTTACTAATCAGATGCAATTGACCATCACACTTATCTAAAAAGTCTTCTAGATTATCATAAAAACGAACGTCCAATTTTTCCCAATAATCAAGTCCTGCACG contains:
- a CDS encoding tRNA (cytidine(34)-2'-O)-methyltransferase → MTVDIEHSQYREVNSKNHIVLFEPQIPQNTGNIARTCAATNAPLHIIKPMGFPIDDRKMRRAGLDYWEKLDVRFYDNLEDFLDKCDGQLHLISKFASKVYSDEHFDDGQRHYFLFGREDKGLPEAFMRKYPEKALRIPMNDEHVRSLNLSNTVCMIVYEALRQQAFEGLELDHVYEYDKLK